One Nitrospirota bacterium DNA segment encodes these proteins:
- the lspA gene encoding signal peptidase II, protein MRYSLLALISLGTIVLDQVTKVQIMQTMRLHESIPIVPGFFSLTYIRNPGAAFGILASSSNGFRLFFFACTSLFALGLLGTIFFRLRQDDWIGRLSIAGILGGAIGNFLDRLRFGEVIDFLDFYVGTYHWPAFNVADSAISVGVCFLIAHFAFEKKEPDEALQQNRP, encoded by the coding sequence ATGCGATACAGCCTGCTGGCCCTGATCAGCCTGGGCACGATCGTGCTGGACCAGGTGACCAAGGTGCAGATCATGCAGACCATGCGCCTACACGAGTCCATCCCCATCGTTCCCGGCTTTTTCAGCCTGACCTACATCCGGAATCCCGGGGCGGCCTTCGGCATCCTGGCTTCGAGCAGCAACGGATTCCGGCTGTTCTTCTTCGCGTGCACGTCGCTGTTCGCGCTCGGGCTGCTCGGCACGATCTTTTTCCGGCTCCGCCAGGACGACTGGATCGGGCGGCTCAGCATCGCGGGGATCCTGGGCGGGGCGATCGGCAACTTTCTGGACCGGCTGCGGTTCGGGGAAGTGATCGACTTTCTGGACTTCTACGTCGGCACCTACCACTGGCCGGCGTTCAACGTGGCCGACTCGGCCATCAGCGTCGGCGTCTGTTTCCTGATCGCCCACTTTGCGTTCGAGAAGAAAGAGCCGGACGAGGCCTTGCAGCAGAACCGTCCGTAG
- a CDS encoding undecaprenyl-diphosphate phosphatase, whose translation MSDWGPGLAALLGLVEGLTEFLPISSTGHLIILGYWLRFTGAVAVSVEISIQLGAILAVITYERERIAAVLASAAKEQASFRSLIESSRSASERSMQEGWSYILYRSSDTHPNLWFLIGLSLAFIPAAVVGLLARGWIEMYLFNPRTVAAALIVGGLVILMVEARPHRSHITDLQRVNFMTAILVGLAQCFSLIPGVSRSGATIVGGLLTGMDRKVATEYSFFLALPTMIAATSYKLVRSRELFTTEDTFALLIGLIVSYLVAWAVIAAFLAFVKRHTLRVFAFYRMALGALVLMIFR comes from the coding sequence ATGTCGGATTGGGGACCGGGTCTGGCGGCCTTGCTGGGCCTGGTGGAAGGGCTCACGGAATTTTTGCCAATTTCTTCCACCGGCCATCTCATCATCCTCGGATACTGGCTGAGGTTCACCGGCGCGGTGGCGGTGAGCGTGGAGATCTCCATTCAGCTCGGCGCCATCCTCGCCGTCATCACCTACGAGCGGGAACGGATCGCGGCGGTGCTGGCCAGCGCGGCGAAGGAGCAGGCCTCCTTCCGGAGTCTCATCGAATCCTCCCGCTCGGCCAGCGAGCGCTCCATGCAGGAGGGCTGGAGCTACATCCTCTACCGCTCCTCGGACACTCACCCGAACCTGTGGTTCCTCATCGGCCTGAGCCTGGCGTTCATCCCGGCCGCGGTGGTGGGCCTGTTGGCCAGGGGATGGATCGAGATGTATCTGTTCAACCCGAGGACCGTCGCCGCAGCCCTGATCGTCGGCGGGCTGGTCATCCTCATGGTCGAAGCGAGACCGCACCGCTCGCACATCACCGATCTCCAGCGCGTCAACTTCATGACCGCGATCCTGGTCGGGCTGGCCCAGTGCTTCTCGCTCATCCCGGGCGTTTCCCGTTCGGGGGCGACGATCGTCGGCGGCCTGCTCACCGGCATGGATCGAAAAGTGGCCACGGAGTATTCCTTCTTCCTGGCCTTGCCCACCATGATCGCGGCCACGAGCTACAAGCTCGTCAGGTCCCGCGAGTTGTTCACGACCGAAGACACGTTCGCTCTGCTCATCGGGCTGATCGTGTCGTACCTCGTCGCCTGGGCGGTGATCGCCGCATTTCTGGCCTTCGTCAAGCGGCACACGCTCCGCGTCTTCGCCTTCTACCGGATGGCGCTCGGGGCCCTCGTGCTGATGATCTTCCGCTGA
- a CDS encoding helix-hairpin-helix domain-containing protein — MSKFLASGVVLVAAMAASGCLVSESKYKMAVEETEAARTELEKVRAQKNALEQQMKSIKESNAKLVGEAETALAELQRLKDSRDRDREAIEARIRDQEQKIKDLTAQQKALKQEYDEAKHRSETLQATVARYQKELKDRQRPVEMAPPAALRPQAKSMPTPPAPVAPAPKMPAPPTQPLPGASPVPSPPGQQAGLAPVNINKASANDMVLFLGLSKEVAERVVANRPYKLKGELVAKNVLPKGTFDVIKDRITVAP; from the coding sequence ATGAGCAAGTTTCTCGCATCAGGCGTGGTCCTTGTCGCGGCGATGGCTGCTAGCGGCTGCCTCGTTTCGGAGAGCAAGTACAAGATGGCGGTGGAGGAGACCGAAGCCGCCAGGACCGAGTTGGAGAAGGTGCGGGCCCAGAAGAACGCGCTCGAGCAGCAGATGAAAAGCATCAAAGAATCCAACGCCAAGCTGGTCGGTGAGGCGGAGACGGCCTTGGCCGAGTTGCAGCGTTTGAAAGACAGCCGCGACCGGGATCGGGAGGCGATCGAAGCGCGGATCCGGGACCAGGAGCAGAAGATCAAGGATCTCACCGCCCAACAGAAGGCGCTGAAACAGGAATACGATGAGGCCAAGCACCGCAGCGAAACCTTGCAGGCAACCGTGGCCCGGTACCAGAAGGAATTGAAAGATCGGCAACGCCCCGTCGAGATGGCGCCGCCTGCCGCTTTGCGGCCGCAGGCCAAGAGCATGCCGACTCCTCCGGCGCCGGTCGCGCCGGCCCCCAAGATGCCGGCCCCTCCGACGCAGCCGTTGCCGGGAGCCTCGCCCGTTCCCTCCCCGCCAGGCCAGCAGGCCGGCCTAGCCCCCGTGAACATCAACAAGGCCTCGGCCAACGACATGGTGCTGTTCTTGGGGCTGAGCAAAGAGGTCGCCGAGCGGGTGGTGGCAAACCGGCCGTACAAGCTCAAGGGCGAGCTGGTCGCAAAGAACGTGCTTCCGAAGGGGACTTTCGACGTGATCAAAGACCGGATCACCGTCGCTCCCTGA